DNA from Strigops habroptila isolate Jane chromosome 2, bStrHab1.2.pri, whole genome shotgun sequence:
CtttctaagaaatattttcttccctagGCTCATGAGATCTTGAAGGGTGAAAAGGAAGGAGCAAAGGTGTTATTGCAGAATAATACAGGCCTCAATAGTTACTTTCAGAACTTGAGgacattttcccttctgaagCAGCTACATTGAAACTCTTGATATTTAACCAAACAGTATTAAGGCCTAGGTGCAGCAAGTACTAAGTAGTACCAGTGGGTCTAGCACTTCAATTCTCTCATGCTTGTTCTGTGCAGAATCTATGCATGTGTCAACGTTGGAAGAGGCAACTTTAATACaatttctgattaaaatctTGCTTCATATGTTCTAATCTTTATAGTACTGTATCACTAAAGTTAGGTAAAAAGCTTGCGTGTTTCATCTAATCAAAATGTTTGCAATGTTTCATAgctgatatttttcattaataactTGTTTTCTTAAACCCCCAAAACTTCATTTCTTGCCAAAATGTGGTCAAATATAGCGCTGTTGGTGTGgcatgcagctgctgctgtcccaaTTACCTGCAGCTTTCCAGTGATTTCTTTACTATTTGCATGTTTCTGTATAAGTCTGTGACCTTATTAATTGGCCAGTTATATTttcatgtgtgtatatatagtaCTGAGCACATTGACTTGTATAGCAATGCACTTGTAATTCTTCAGCATGCATACTTGCCATGTATAAttgcaggagaaaggagaggattTGATGAATAGCTTGTTTTGAGAACCATATAACTTATTAAGCAGAGGGAAATTATATTCAACCTTGAGCTCATCTGTAGCTGTGGTTTTGTCATCCGTTTAATTAACCaagcaatatttttcttacagatttaAACAGACTAAATATTTGAAACTTTAAGTCATCTGgaatcttgtttaaaaaatgggttagatttttaaaggctttagATTCTATTGGTGTAGTATTGATAGTATTATTAAATAAATGCCTGAATTGTTTGTATTTCATATCTCTTCCCTCTGTCTCAGTGGCAATCATACCTCAGTACTATGCGTCAGACTCACCTGTATGAGATccagttctgtttcatttggAGCCTTGCTTTGCATCTGAATTGGTCTCTCTTCTAGTGATAATTGAGATTGTTCAGAACTGAACAAGATTGTGTCCACTGTAACACAGAAATGTAAAGCTGAAAACTGCATAAATAGGATTTACCTTTCACTTACGTAGGACCCACAAATTAAATTGtgttaaatatatttgcatttgtcAAGATGAGAatcctgcattttaaaaaaaccctcctggTGTGTCCTCTCTGACACAGAAATCTTGTGTTTCAGTGCCTGACTAATCTCTGCCTTGCTGATGCTTTTGAATGAACTTTGTATGTGAAAGCTCTACTAATCCTTGTACTTACTGTTTGAATGTTTGCTACAGGAAGCGAGCAGCTGCAAAGCATCTAATAGAGCGCTACTACCATCAGTTAACTGAGGGCTGTGGAAATGAAGCCTGCACGAATGAATTTTGTGCTTCCTGTCCAACTTTTCTCCGTATGGATAACAATGCAGCAGCCATTAAGGCCCTCGAGCTTTATAAGATTAATGCAAAACTCTGTGATCCTCATCCCTCCAAGAAAGGAACGAGCTCAGCTTACTTAGAAAACAATTCCAAAGGTGCCCATAACAATTCCTGCACTGacagaaaaatgaacaagaaggaaatgcaagGCCCAAGAGATGACTTTAAAGGTAAGatgttgttttagttttttcataaaacacatttcatatGCACAATTATAGAATTCACTGTGGTCGTGTTCTGCTGAATGTGGGAGGTTTCTGCtggctttaaaatacaatattgGGCAATCAAGTATTTTACTATGGATTCTGAAAAATGGCTGGATTAATGTTGAACGCTGATTCCAAATCTGTATCTTTACCACTTCCCTGCTAAAATCCATGTGCATTTGTTGCTTTCTGAGATTACTGGATTTGCAAATATGGAGAGGTTGAGTTTTTTTGAATGCTGTTGCGTGACTGCTTTAGTTTCACAACTCTTCTGTAGTTAATGAGTTATAAAAGTTACGCTTTAACTAATGCCAGATTCTGTTAAGAAACataacagaagaacaaaaaaatgatAGTGGATAATAGGCAGTACTTCGACCAAGCTAAAAATTAAGCGAAGTGATTTCTAAGGCAgtgtatgaaaatgaaaaactattCTGTATGTCTTTTCTAACTTCTAGTTAGCTTTTCAAACTCTGTAGAATACTAAATACATAGTACAATGTTGCCAAAACCCATGGTGCGAGCAGAAGCTAAACGAAATTAAATTAAAGCCATTAACCTTTGAGCAGACCTTTAAGTATCATTGCTCTAAGTGGTACAAACACAGAAGTTCAGATTCATTCATTTTAGCTAAAGAAGGTGAAACTGTTTACagtaaagaattaaaaagccCTACAGAATCAGCAATAAAACATACCATGTTACAAGACACCTAAGATGCTACAGTCAATACCTACCTCCATCTGTTTGTTCTTTATCTGATGCACAGATAAATTTGTCCCCAAATTATTTATGATCTGAGTAAGCAGAGAGGCAAACAgtagggaggggaaagggaagccAGTGTAATGTGAGATGGGCAAGAGGCACATTAGGTCTGTTTTGTGATTTGTCTCTtgatttttgtgtattttgaatGGAGGCATGCACATACAGAACTTTCCTCCTTCATTTTGACCCTACTGTCCTCTCTCCCCAAGATAGATACCTAAGAGTCCTCTCAACCCATCCGCAGAGTCAGTCTGTTGTCTAAAGCAGCGACTCAGACTTGATCTGTTGCAGCATCTCAATTATTGACCTGTCTTTTTAGCCGTATGGACAGAGAGCATTAATGCATTCTTAAAGCCCATTGGAGACTCTTAATTACCTTTTGGAATTGGATGATGTCTAAGGAATTCAGCgctttgaaatttttttttctttttttaaggttcATCTGCAGTAACAGTTACTGGGAAAACTGCAGTTAAGCAAGCCAAGGAAAAGGATATGCAGCTTGCTTTTATGCTTGACATAGGATTGAAAGTTCTAAATAAAACGAAAGAAATACCCTTCGGAAATAATTacttaaattacttttctgtagTGCTAAGCCCTAAGACTGTTTATTACCTTTGGAGAAAAATGTACCTGTAGGCCATTGTCAGCATCTCAGTAGTGTCTTAGGTGGCTGTccaaaaagaggaagggaatggTGAAATTACAAATCTATAAAAAGCATGGGTTACAAAAGTAGTCAGAAAGAGAGAGCGCCATTTCAAAATCTGTGTCATTATTACCTGGGAAGCTATTTTTAACTTGCAGAAACTTATGTTTGACGAGAACATTAAACTGGAAACGGAGAACGTCAGTGGACAGGCAGCGAGCACACAATCATTACAAAGCTTCCATAAGGGATAATGAAAAGATAATTAATAAATCTGTGAATTGAGGAGTGTGTTGTTGGCAGTAGGTATGTCACATGCAGTCTTTTTCACAGCCAAGGATCACGGCTGAAGCTTGACTTCACATACAGATTTGTCATGGAGTATTACTGAGACCAAGTCTGAGAAGAGAGCACTTTGCTGGATCACTTAGTTGCAATAGAAAGCATGAGAGAAGAAGGCATATAGAAGCTCATATATCCAGACACAATTCAGCTAAAATTTACTTGAGTTAGAAGAAAACTTCATTAcacatttgttcttttccagctgttctCACTACTGTAAAGTAAAAATGGGGCAGACTGTTGTGATAGCTCAGGGGATGGTCCAAGGATATGATTTAAAACTGTTATCAAACTGCTAATGGtaatactaaatattttaactgGAAATAGCTCATGGTTAGATTCTTTAATACTAAATAATGAATCTTTAAAAGAATGACTAGGGAATTCCTGTTGTCAGTACAGAAATCTGAAGTGTTATATTGTTAAATAGTCAACTTTGGCTGATAACTTTTATGCTGTGAGTAACCTCTGCAATCCAGAGTTGATGAACCTGAGGCTATGGTTGTCATTTTGAAGAGGTATGGTATGAAACAACATCTGTATGagcagttaattttcttctagtcAAGTTTGCCTCTTGAACATGCACTGCAGCAAGTAAAATAGGAGATGTTGCACTAAGCTTGAATCCTTTCATAATATTTTcaatgctgctgttgttttaacAGGATGGATTTTAGTTTTGAAGCTTTTTCACTGTCTTCAGATTGGTTGGAAGTCAATTTCAGTAGCATGACATAAGCTTAATCTTTCCTGTGTTATATGTGCTCTAAGAATGGCTTAGGGCTCTGCAGAAATCAATAGGTTGTCTGTGTTGGCATcatttagtttgtatttttaatgtaatgacTGCTTGGAATGAATATTAGCGTAGGCAGtcacatttcaaaatacttttaacaTAGAACTGTCTTTATTAAAATTATGCGCTTCCTTCTTTCTGCACAGATAGTTGTTCTAGCATGGTTGGTGAATACAGTGCTGTGATGAGCGTTTTTTAGATCTCTAGAGAAGCTATTAAACAGATTCTGTTTTAGTTCTAAATTATGTGTCAGTTCAGAAGAATCTGCTTAAACTAGAACATCTTTTCAGGGTCTGATCATGTGGTAATCCTACTCTAAATCATCACCTGACGTGAAAGAATCTGTGAGTTCTGTTTGAGAAGTAGCATAGAAAAGctataaatgttttttctaaagagaaagcaagatttCAAATAATGAAAGGACTTATTTCATATCAGGGTTTTTGGGGAGAGGTGGCAAGAGACAGGTATTCAGAGTGTATGCAGATGGCATATGTAAACCAGCTTGTTCGTCTGAATAGCATGTTGATGAGTATGCTCAAGATGTTTGTCTCAGTGAGGCCTAGTGTACAAAGAAATAACCTGCATACTCAACTGTGTAATTTAGAAGGCAGCATAAATTTCTGAGCATGTATTGTGGTTTTTGAGAGGATTTTCAGGCATCAGTTTAGAATAAAAACAGTtgcagaaagcattaaaaataaaataagaaatcttaTATTCTCATTAATATTCAACAAAACTAATTATTAGATTTTTAAGTCTATTTTTAAGGCAGAAAGAGTGTGTGAAGTCCATAtctgctgtgtttgaaaaaagATGTTGATACAGTTTAGTTGGTGTATAGTTTAATGACTTACACACTAACTGTGCAGATTTACCAGAAGACTGTGTTGTCACAGAGTCATATTCATTAAGTCTTTCGAAGTTTAAACATCTTACTAATTGATTTAGTTGCTTTTGTTTAGATGATACAATACTGTTCACTACCAAATGTAGTTAATTGGCTGCAAAACAGTTTTACTGTTGAGCATGTTCTTTATCAGGGATCGACatccataaataaaatattttacatgatCATAGTGAATGAAATCATGATTCTTCGTGCTAATGAAATTATAAAGTATCTGTCTTAAATTTATCCAACACTgacactgttttttttctggtgttaaTGATATGATACACATTGAGTAGAgcaaattaaaagtattttatcttaataaaattaatactttATCTTTCTATAGATGTGACTTTTCTAACAGAAGACAAGATATATGAAATTCTTGAACTGTGTCGAGAGAAAGAGGATTATTCCCCTTTAATCCGGGTGATTGGGAGAGTATTTTCTAGTGCTGAAGCATTGGTACAGAGTTTCCGAAAAGCCAAGCAGCACACCAAGGAGGAGCTCAAGTCTCTTCAAGGAAAGGATGAAGACaaagatgaagatgaaaaggaaaaagctgccTGTTCGGCTGCTGCTATGGAAGAAGATTCAGGTGCATCATCATCTTCGTCGTCAAGAATAGGTGATAACACACAGGGAGATAATAACCTCCAAAAACTAGGCCCGGATGAAGTGTCTGTAGATATTGAAGCAGTCAGACGGGTCTATGATAGATtactttctaatgaaaaaatagaaactgCCTTTTTAAATGCACTTGTGTACTTGTCACCTAATGTGGAATGTGACTTGACTTACCATAATGTGTACTCTCGGGATCCTAACTATCTGAATTTGTTTATTATCGTTATGGAGAATGGCAATCTTCATAGCCCAGAGTATCTGGAAATGGCTCTACCATTGTTTTGCAAAGCAATGAGCAAACTGCCCCTTGCAGCTCAAGCAAAACTGGTCAGATTGTGGTCTAAGTACAGAGCAGACCAAATTCGGAGAATGATGGAAACATTTCAGCAGCTTATTACTTACAAAGTCATAAGCAATGAGTTCAATAGTCGTAACCTAGTGAATGATGATGatgctgttgttgctgcttcAAAGTGCTTGAAAATGGTTTACTATGCAAATGTAGTAGGAGGTGATGTGGATACAGATCataatgaagaggaagatgaagaaccCATTCCAGAATCAAGTGAACTAACTCTTCAAGAGCTGTTGggtgaggaaagaagaaataaaaaaggtccTCGAGTGGACCCGCTGGAAACTGAACTTGGTGTTAAAACTATAGATTGCAGAAAACCACTTATCCCTTTTGAAGAATTTATTAATGAACCACTGAATGATGTTCTAGAAATGGACAAAGACTACACTTTCTTCAaagtagaaacagaaaataaattctcttttatGACCTGCCCCTTCATATTGAATGCCGTTACCAAGAACCTGGGATTGTATTATGACAATAGAATCCGGATGTACAGTGAAAGACGCATAACTGTGCTCTACAGCTTAGTTCAAGGACAGCAGCTCAACCCGTATTTGCGACTTAAAGTGAGACGTGATCACATCATAGATGATGCGCTCGTCCGGGTAAGTCATGGAGCAACATGGAACTTAGGTTTGTTGGGTCTGACTACTGCAAACGATGTAGGCTTTGACTAACTGAAAAGTACGGTGAGTGAGTGCGGTGGTTTATGTACTAGATTTCCTCTAGAAGAAACTCAAATAGCTTTACCATATTAAGTTTGAATTGTACGTGTGCTGATTTATATGTTAAGCAGAACTACTTCTACTCTGAGTGATTGCAGACTTAGGTGTTTTAAAGTGTCAGATAGTTCTTACTCCCCGTTAACAGATTCTGCAGTTACAGCTCTTAATGATGAGAGTGACCAACTTCTGTTTCAGTACGTTTGCTTTGTCCTCTGGACTGTCTGGGATCATCTTCTGATAGTAGAATTTTTCAAATGGAAGTTGGAATTAAAACCTTTCAGTTGTGTATTCTTGTTGTGGAGTTCTGAACTTCTAGATGTAAAGTGTGTGGAGTGCCTGCATGATGAACTTCTCACTTCTCTTAAGCGTTGTTACAATTTGTTGCAAATACTGGTATGACTGAGGAAGGGAAGACAGACCTATTGGTACCTGAGAACTGTGAGAGCAGCCTGTTTCTGAATATGCTGGCTTCTTAACGTAAAACATAAAGCCATTTGTTCACACATTTTTGGAAGATGGGAATTATACAGGATACAAACTATAAAGAATACTTCACGGTAGATTTTCCTGTAAATATGTCCTTTAATTTTAGGACTCTTCCTCCTTTAGTTTTTTGCttaaagctgttatttttcagaagctcagttttctgtgttctgttaTTAAAGCACAACACTGTTTGCAAAAACTTAAATTTAACCGTAGCTTTAAAGCTTGTTGCCAAAGAGCCAGACAGGTATTTAAAGAGACTCTGGAAAAGTACCTGATTTTGCCTCTCAGCTCAGCTGTTGCTTTTAGTTAAATTTGATGACTTTAACTGCTATTGAAGGTCAATTGTGAGAACCCTAAATGAGCTCCCaccttgatttttctgtgtACCTATGAATTTCCAGATAGGTTAGCTGTTCCCTGGGAATTGCCACCCCTGCCAGTtctgtatcatcagcaaacttgctgagggtgtacTGTCCGTTTATCCAGTGATGAATAAGTTGAACTGTACTGACTGACCCTAGTACAGTACTGACCCCTGGGGATCACCACAAGCTACAGTCCTCCGACTAGACTCCACCACTGATAATAACCCTTTGAGTGCTGCCATTCAGCCTGTTCTCAATCCACGTCACTGTCCACTCATCTAACACACACTTCCTATGAGGATGTTGTGGGAGATAGTGTCAGAATCCTTGGTGAAGTcaaggtagacaacatccactgcTTTCCCCTCATCTACCTAGCCAGTCattccatcatagaaggctatCATATTGGTCAAGCCCGATTTCCCCTTGGTGAGTCCACACTGACTACTCCTGATAAAACCTTCTTGTCCTCCAGATGCTTAGAGATGACATCCAGGATGAGCTGTTCCATCACTTTTCCAGAGATAGAGGTGAGGATGAATGGCCAGTAGTTTCCTGGGTTCTCCTTCTTGCCTTATTTGAAGACTGGGGTATCATTGTCTTCTCCCCAGGCCTTGGGCACCTCTCCTGTTCTCCATGAtatttcaaagatgatggagagtgcATGGCAAtaacatctgccagctccctcagtactcatgggtgcatcccatcagggCCCATGGTACGGTTGTATCCTGTTATATTTTGTCACATCGGTGTAATGGAGCTTATTTCCTTGACTGTTCAGCTTTCTGATAcataaatactggaaaaaaggGAGGGACAGTACTATCTTTTTAGGAGAAGATGGGCTAAAAAAGGATAAGAGCTAGTTTTGGGGAGATGTTTGTTTTGATGTCTATTccagcagagaggaagcagaccttcctcctcatgctgatgatggaaaggaaaatctgGAAATACGAGAAAAGGCCACATATGGCTTATTGTGGAAGGAAGTTGAAATCTTTGAGgacaataaaaatatgtttactGTTGTTTAGAAGGCTCATGGGCAACATCAAattggtgcagctgctgtatCACAATGGGGTCACAGCAGTTACTGCTGCGCACGCTCTTGGTCTGTTGGAAATTTAGGTAATTTAAATCAGATTAAGCTCAAACATACTAATTTGTGATGCCCTTGCAGCAGCCCTTGCACAGCCTAGCAGTCTGCAAATACATGTCTGGGCAGTTGCCATGGATCCTCTTATGGCTGTTAATTTAAGCTGTCAGAACATGCTAAATTATGGTGATCTGACTCTCTCAAAGCCACAAGAAGAGTAAGaattttaaactgtttattctggaacagaaaataaaagaaaaagataaaattgttCTAAATTCAAGTAGTCTGAGCTGAACTGTGCAGCCCAGGAACTTCTTGAAGGGAATAGATTATGTTCAGTAAAATGGAGATGAATGAAGACTCGCCATTATCGACAGAGGAAGAGAGTATGTGCCGTTTCAAACCACAAGGTAACTGCTGTAAGATGATGTGgccttaagaaaaaaattgtcttgATAAATATGTGTAGAGGGTCTGCAGAGTCACCTTTTAACTGTTGATATGTTTTAACTGATGATATAAAGTATCAGTGCTCAGAAAGAGGTTTTGAATATTCCTGGTGAAGTGTTAGAAGTTAAGAAAGGACCAAATGGAACAATGCAGTGTCTCTGTTTACTACAGTGTGCCtatgtctctctctctcatttgtttcttctcattttaatatCAAAAACAATGCAATAGAAATACATTAGGAGAGTCTAGTCTCTTCAAAGAGATTGTAAATCCTCTTAGTGGTAAAAAAGATGACAGAGTACATAAAAGATGGCATGAAGGAGTGGAATGGGGAATACTGGTTTTCTTAACTCGTAGCACCTGCTCATATTACCAGGAAGCAGGCTTAACATAAGCAGCCTTACCTGTCTACCTTAAAGTTGTGGATGTGTTTGCCCAGAACTTGAAGCTTTTAACGAGAGAAAGATCCATCTAAAGGTAAGGGGCATTACAGGTATTTTGATGTGACCCACACACAAACCTCAGAAAGTCTCTAAGTTGCAAATCTGCTGGAAAAGTATTGTAGGGAAAATGCTGTTCCATGCTGTTGTCTCGCAGTTTCTTCAGCAAGTGCCAAATCTGAGAATTGCATGCTGTTGTTACAGGTAGTTCCTGTAGCAGATTGAGAAGtgattttagtaatttttaaacttcatttccaCTTCCTAATTGGTCTGAACTAGGTCTTCGGTCTCGAATCCTAATCCTTAAAGTTGCTTGTTCCATCTCTGATTCTAGTCAAAGATGGATACCATGCACTGACAGCATAAAACCTAAGTGAAAGCTACATTGTATGAGCTTGCAACAGTAATGGTTGTAGTTTTGGGTGCAGTATTGAACTTCAGAAGGGTCTTACTGAAAACTATGAGAATGATCTTGCCAAGGTAAGTCTTAAGTAGTAAAAGCGTATTCTTAGATCTGTTCAGTGGCAAAATGTTTCAAAGGTGCTTAAATTACAGGTAAGTAATTAtgattacatatatttttacccttgaattacattttttacttctgcagtTTGAATACTTAAAGACTTGTTTGAAGTAATTACATACTCAGGTCACTAGACCTGTGTCTTTACGGAACAATCAGCACAGGCTGTTTTAACTATATGTGGAATAACTCTGAGAACTTCccaataaaagcattttcagaagtatttattaaaatgagGTTGAGATTCTTATTCACATTTTCCTTATTGATGCTGGATATTTTCCAATCAAATATGTCAATCAGCCTTCATCATTTATTCTTGCGAATGGATTATACCAGTCTTTCTCCACTAATTGATTGAGCTAATTGAGTGATCACCAAGCTGGGTTTCTCTTATCAAtactaaatatttaaacttttcGAATTCAGTATGTACATCTCACTTTTTGGacttcattaaaacaaatatgaGCACTggtaagtgatttttttttttttttaattattactacTGCAGAGTTTTTTCTTGAGAATTTTAagcaatacattttaaatacagtaacTTGTTCAAATTTGCTTATTAAGAGAATCACAGTTCACTGCAGAACACATCTAAGCAAAAACTTCATTTACAGATTCATTGTTCAGTTTCTTTGCATGTATGAAACTTGCAtcagaaacttctttttcatttttctcattgaaaTGGACTTAGTGAAACATGCTTTCTTTATATTACATATTTGTTGTATACTTGTATGTATGTTAATCTGAAAAGTCATTGGGGTGGGGAATGTTGGAATTGGTAAAGCACTAGTCCCCACTTTTGTTAAGGAGCCCTTACATCTAGGAGTTGGTAGCTCAGTTTGCAGTTTTTGAAAGCAGTTAACATGCTTTTTTGTGTCTAACAAGTTTAAGAGGTTAGCTGTACTCCTGCTGGATCATGTTATGTGGATGTGGTAGTATTGAAAGGAAGTTTATCCTTAAATCCcctcttctgtcttttcatCACCCAACAGCTATTTCTTTCATTCCCTTCCTCTGAGTTTACTCTTCCTCCCGCACCCTCATGCCCCAAATTGTATGTGGATTTATTCTCAGGTAATGGGTATGAGCTATGACACACAAGTTGTGCAAGTGAAAATGTGGTGGATTCCTTCAGCAGAGTCTGGCCGGTACTTGCTCACAAATTAGAAACTCAGTTTGACAAATTTCACATGGAGTGCAGAtagctggcaggcagcaggccTCTTGCTTGTAAATGACTCTGCTGAATGTATTGATGAGCACAAACTCCTATGTGACAGCTGAAGCCAGCAGGCAGGTTCTCTCAGAGTGTATTAGCAACAAAGTACTAAAGGACCTTTTTGGTTCTTTTAGTCTAAGTTGATGTTTCTGTGTGTCCAGTTGAAAATCTCAGCACTAGTATGTCTTGGTTGCCTGCAGAATGTGTGTGACTGTGTCAACGTGCAAGCCCCACTCACAAGCCTATGCAGGAACCGTAAAGTTCAGCTGGTGAGGATGCTGCTTAGTCATTTGAAGTATTATTTCAcatgctgtttttcagaaaaatgtagCAATGGACTCGTATAATGATGTGTCACTGGTACTTTCAAAACTGAATTAGTTGTGTTCCTGTCATTTCTGCCTTCTAGTGAGGAAAGTATTCCTGCCACTGTCTTAAAGAGAACTTTTATGTTACATTACTAGAACTTACAAGGgtttttgattgtttttaacTGAATAGAGATTAGTTCAGCTGCTGTCAATTTTAAGAAGGTAGTCAAACTCTGGTGTTACATCAAGCTTTTAAATGTTGTCGTATTTCTGTCATATATTTCTGAAGTTCATATGTCCTTGCCATAGAAAcactgctgcagttctgctaAAATTAGTACCTCTCTATCATGACTACTGATTTCCAATTTTTTTGTGGAGCATCAGTGTTGAGACAGGATGTTCAAAGGGGAGCTAAACCCACAACCTTCAGTTGAGCAGCTTAGCAACATTGTCCTGGTTATAGTATCTACTTCAAGGAACATTAGGCTTTGACTCAAAATACTATCTTTCTGGGGATCCTTTATCTGACTCCCTTGCAGACATCCAGTGCACCGTTTCAACATGCCCAGCCAGTGTTGCTCAACTATGAGtgtttccttccccttttctaaacactgcttttcttttacatcaTTCATTGTAATGTAGTTCTCAGCcaaaaaatcattttgaaatatttttttaattgctttatatgtataaatatgaGAACTCTTAGTGTATTTCTATGACACAAAGCAGCATTTACGCTATGACAAAGGGTTGCTGTCccaaaggaaatgcaaaggtAATACTTTTTCAGAACTCGTCAAAATTCATAAAAATTGCAAAGTTTCTGGTGGTATATACTGCAAAGCCAACAGCCGTGACTGGGGAGAAAAACACCAAGGCATTGTTAGTGCCAGTTGTAGGCAGAAGAGACTCAACTAGGAGAACTGTCTGTCCAGCTTGAATGTGTAAGCGGTATTTAGgatcttaaaataaatgctgcttctctgtttttaaaatctcagttgTATTTGAAACATGGCTTAAGCTCCATGGCTGTCctattcaggaagaaaaaattttaCACATCTGTAAGATGCATAATTTGAAGATTTTAATGGTTTTACAAGATACAAGATTACATTGTTGTGGAAAGCATGTGATGAGAATAGCAAGGCAGGGGACACACACAACgtggttttgctgcagaagtATTGTTGataaaaattacagtgaatttcaaagaataaatattatttgGTCTCCTTAGAGGCAAAACCACTTCATTGCAACTGGTATGCAATAGAATTCCAAATGCTTTATGTAGTACCTAACTATGTTTTCCAGATAATCTTGTAACCGTATACATCCCAGTCAGCTAATCTGACTTGCTGTCTTTACTGGGGTCTTCGTGGCTTgcttctgttgtttgtttgtttttttcttttttttacgTGAGCTTTATATGATATGAAGTTACACTGTGTGTTTTTCTGACACTAGTTTTCAATTCCAGATAGCGCAGTTTTCTCCACATGCTCCTTTTGCATGACGAGCTTCAAAGTCTTCAGACCTGTAAATGCTAACTACCTTAGCTCTGTCTCACATCTacccctgctgtgctgcttgaaaCATGGCTGGCTGACTTGGCAGTTGCCAAGAGAAAGTGTGTCTTACTGGTGAAGTCATTTTGAGTTGGTGGTGTGATTATTGGTACCCTTATCCTCTCGgttctgttcctgttttcttttacacttCTGTAGTAAAACTCTGGGATGTAAAGAATGTGTTGGCATGTGTGTGTGGTTAAGGTAGGGTAGTGACATAGAAAGAAGTGGTTCGGCGTGTTAAGGACACCTGGTGGTAAGTACAGGTTGCACTAGCCTGGATAAGAGGCAAATGTCATCAATAATGCAGTCTTGGTAGAGGAATGCGCAG
Protein-coding regions in this window:
- the UBE3A gene encoding ubiquitin-protein ligase E3A isoform X6; amino-acid sequence: MMKGHLAILCSSFSVLLLAQRITRSPGEPHSENIETSRMKRAAAKHLIERYYHQLTEGCGNEACTNEFCASCPTFLRMDNNAAAIKALELYKINAKLCDPHPSKKGTSSAYLENNSKGAHNNSCTDRKMNKKEMQGPRDDFKDVTFLTEDKIYEILELCREKEDYSPLIRVIGRVFSSAEALVQSFRKAKQHTKEELKSLQGKDEDKDEDEKEKAACSAAAMEEDSGASSSSSSRIGDNTQGDNNLQKLGPDEVSVDIEAVRRVYDRLLSNEKIETAFLNALVYLSPNVECDLTYHNVYSRDPNYLNLFIIVMENGNLHSPEYLEMALPLFCKAMSKLPLAAQAKLVRLWSKYRADQIRRMMETFQQLITYKVISNEFNSRNLVNDDDAVVAASKCLKMVYYANVVGGDVDTDHNEEEDEEPIPESSELTLQELLGEERRNKKGPRVDPLETELGVKTIDCRKPLIPFEEFINEPLNDVLEMDKDYTFFKVETENKFSFMTCPFILNAVTKNLGLYYDNRIRMYSERRITVLYSLVQGQQLNPYLRLKVRRDHIIDDALVRLEMIAMENPADLKKQLYVEFEGEQGVDEGGVSKEFFQLVVEEIFNPDIGMFTYDESTKLFWFNPSSFETEGQFTLIGIVLGLAIYNNCILDVHFPMVVYRKLMGKKGTFRDLADSHPVLYQSLRDLLEYEGSVEDDMMITFQISHTDLFGNPMMHDLKENGDKIPITNENRKEFVNLYADYILNKSVEKQFKAFRRGFHMVTNESPLKYLFRPEEIELLICGSRNLDFQALEETTEYDGGYTRDSLIIREFWEIVHSFTDEQKRLFLQFTTGTDRAPVGGLGKLKMIIAKNGPDTER
- the UBE3A gene encoding ubiquitin-protein ligase E3A isoform X3, with the translated sequence MVCTPAVGAYCTGKNKVWKMKRAAAKHLIERYYHQLTEGCGNEACTNEFCASCPTFLRMDNNAAAIKALELYKINAKLCDPHPSKKGTSSAYLENNSKGAHNNSCTDRKMNKKEMQGPRDDFKDVTFLTEDKIYEILELCREKEDYSPLIRVIGRVFSSAEALVQSFRKAKQHTKEELKSLQGKDEDKDEDEKEKAACSAAAMEEDSGASSSSSSRIGDNTQGDNNLQKLGPDEVSVDIEAVRRVYDRLLSNEKIETAFLNALVYLSPNVECDLTYHNVYSRDPNYLNLFIIVMENGNLHSPEYLEMALPLFCKAMSKLPLAAQAKLVRLWSKYRADQIRRMMETFQQLITYKVISNEFNSRNLVNDDDAVVAASKCLKMVYYANVVGGDVDTDHNEEEDEEPIPESSELTLQELLGEERRNKKGPRVDPLETELGVKTIDCRKPLIPFEEFINEPLNDVLEMDKDYTFFKVETENKFSFMTCPFILNAVTKNLGLYYDNRIRMYSERRITVLYSLVQGQQLNPYLRLKVRRDHIIDDALVRLEMIAMENPADLKKQLYVEFEGEQGVDEGGVSKEFFQLVVEEIFNPDIGMFTYDESTKLFWFNPSSFETEGQFTLIGIVLGLAIYNNCILDVHFPMVVYRKLMGKKGTFRDLADSHPVLYQSLRDLLEYEGSVEDDMMITFQISHTDLFGNPMMHDLKENGDKIPITNENRKEFVNLYADYILNKSVEKQFKAFRRGFHMVTNESPLKYLFRPEEIELLICGSRNLDFQALEETTEYDGGYTRDSLIIREFWEIVHSFTDEQKRLFLQFTTGTDRAPVGGLGKLKMIIAKNGPDTERLPTSHTCFNVLLLPEYSSKEKLKERLLKAITYAKGFGML